The DNA segment TTATCGGGCCAGGGAGCCGGCTCACGCCCGCCAATCACCTGCTTCACCATCATTTCACCGGCCAGACGATTACCGAGGTTTTTGCTGCCATAAAAACCGGCAACATCAATGGCGATCACCGGTACGCCGGTAGCCGTTGCCGCCGCCCGACACACCGCCTCGATATCGTCCCCTTCCATGGCCGGTACACAGGTGTTGTAGATAAACACCGCCGCCGGATGGTAACGATTGACGATATGGCGCACAGCATGAAATAAGCGACGTTCGCCGTGCCCCATAATCACATCCTGCTCATTTAAATCGGTAGTAAAGCCCAGCCGGTTTATCACCGCTCCCGAGCTAAAGCTGCCGCGATTATCCCAGGAGCTGCCGGTGCAACCAATTGGGCCATGAACCAGATGCGCCACATCAGCAATCGGCAGCAACGTAATTTGCGCACCATCGAAGGCACAGCCACCCGCCGTCGCCCCTGGCTTGGGCGCACTACAGCCGGACTTTTGCTTTTGGTTGTGTTCACAGGCAGGCTCATCCAGCAGTGCCAGAATCTCATTCCCCTTCATAATTACCTCATTGACTGATTGGGTTAGCTTAGCCGTTGCAAATCACAGACCAGTTAATGCGCATTGATTTTAAAAGAGAAAATGTTGTCACTTTTGCAACAAAGCAGACAATGACGGCAGGGACCTCACAAGACAGAACACTTCCCGTGAGGCCGAAGGTGGATCAGAAAACACGACTTTCCAGCGGATTGGTACGGTTGAGTCGTTTTGCCAGCCACGGAGGCAGTTGCCCGGCTAGCAGCTTGTTGATGTTGTCGCATTGGGTGGAAATGGCGAGTCCGGATGACACTTTCATCGGATGGATGTTATGGCGGATCAGTCTGGCCGCTGCGGGGCCGCCAATCGCCTCACAAAACAACAGCTGACAGTCACCCAGCAGTTTTGCCCGAACCTCATTTGGCTCCTGTTCCTGAGGCGCAGAGGGGTAACGACGTAAGCTATGCAACCAGTAGCCTTCATCATCAAAGCCGTAAATAAAGAACAACCGCCCCTGACCAAAATGACCATTGATCACCAGACCATCCTGCGAACAAAACGCCACCAACAATTGCGGCTTGCGCTGGGAACTGTTTTGGACACGCAGATGGAAGGGTAACTCACCGCGCAGGCAGGATTTAATCCGTGACCAGCGTCCGGGCGACATCAACACATCTTCAGCCGGAAAGAAGGCTTCAAGTTGACGCTGGGTGTAAGCCGCCAGGCGCGCAGGAGTTAACGCTTCATCCTGTTCGCGAGTCAGCCAAGTCATGATCTGCGCCGGTTGTAGCTCTGGCAGGCACTGAAACAGCGCCAGCATGCGCCAGAAAAGCACATCGTTGTCAGACATTATCCGCCCCCTGAATTTGTGCATCGCGACTGGCATGCAGGCTAACAGGAAAATTCGGCCGCCCCGGCTGAAGACTGACGTAATAGCAACGTCCACCCTCCAGCGCAACAGCCCCGCCCCAGCGTTCTGGTGTGTCATATTCGACCTGCGTCACCCTGGCCTCCAGATCCTGTTTGGCGATAT comes from the Pantoea sp. At-9b genome and includes:
- a CDS encoding NifB/NifX family molybdenum-iron cluster-binding protein produces the protein MSDNDVLFWRMLALFQCLPELQPAQIMTWLTREQDEALTPARLAAYTQRQLEAFFPAEDVLMSPGRWSRIKSCLRGELPFHLRVQNSSQRKPQLLVAFCSQDGLVINGHFGQGRLFFIYGFDDEGYWLHSLRRYPSAPQEQEPNEVRAKLLGDCQLLFCEAIGGPAAARLIRHNIHPMKVSSGLAISTQCDNINKLLAGQLPPWLAKRLNRTNPLESRVF
- a CDS encoding NifT/FixU family protein; its protein translation is MPRVIFRQRGADLYCYIAKQDLEARVTQVEYDTPERWGGAVALEGGRCYYVSLQPGRPNFPVSLHASRDAQIQGADNV